Below is a genomic region from Trichoderma asperellum chromosome 2, complete sequence.
GAAAAGAAACTTGAAGAACCAAAGACTACAAAGCTAACCATTGGTCACTTTTAGGATGGATCACCAGTCGAGATGCATTTGCCCCATGCTATCGGGGCAGTGCAGCCTTGCCTTTACTTCATGTATACCAAGAGTGCGCATCTCGCCCagttctgtctctctttaaGAAAAGCTTTCTGACGGCTGACTCCGACATGTCCCATAGATATCGATATTTGCGAGAGAGACAGTGTACAGCCGCTTAACTTTCTACATGTTCCACGATGTGTCCTGGCCTATTGCGCTGCTGTAAACTTTCAGATTCCCAGCATGGCAGTCCGCATCCTCGCCATCCTTGAGGAGACGGCAAGGCATCTTACAAGCTATCTAAGTGTCCACTACATCTACAGAGATATGGATTTCAAAACCAGCAAATCTGTTCTTATTTACTTTGTAAACTCTGTTGATATTCTGTATTCAGAGCCGCTATTCGAGCTGATGAAGCCCATCCGACATGCCCTTGCAGGTATCTTGGATGCATTGCTTCCTTATATGCTCCGACAGCCATCCTTTCCCGAGATAATGAATCTACCTTCGTGGAAACGGTGGTCAGCTGCCATTGCGGCCGACCAGGTTGAGTACCGGACGGCTCTTGGTCGTTTCCGATCGCCGGAAGAATCCAATTTACCGAGTGAGACTGAGATGGAAGCTTTGTTTGACCGTGTGCTCGGGCAATATCACCGAGATCAACAAGATAGAGAGAGCATGGGAGGTTCCTGTGACGGAGATTCTAACAGAGGAGAGCCTGAAGAGCTCGAAAAAGATCAACGAAATTTACGGAATCCAagcccgaagaagaagagggccaTAATACCAGAATTTATTCAAGAAGAACCAGCGTTGGAGTGCCAGGCGCCAAGTATTGCCGGCAGCACAGACAGTGAGACAAGCACATGGAATTCGCTCGGAACCGACGACTTCAAGGCAAGACAAAGGGGCAATTCAGCTAGCAGCTCTCTTGCTACTCACGACTTTGTGTATGCCAAGAGCAACTCCAGTGCTGGAGAAAGGTCCTGTAAGAGAAACAAGGAGCGAAAATCCCGGAGCTAGAATGCGAATGCTCTGAAGAGATGTGTTGGATGAGAATAGTTGCACTGTTTCTACACTGGCAAGATGTCGAGTGACATGTCTTGGGCTTTaagaagcaagcaaacagAATGGAAATGTAAGGCTgcatttttctcttcttttctcactttctccttctccttcttctttcttttcttttcttttctttttcaggaTGTACAATACTAGGGTGGCTGGGACAGAATGTATATAAAGAGGGATGCCAGCCATGTTTACTGCTTCCAAGAGAGGCAGCTCTGTTATATAGCATTTTATAACGATGACTCACGAAGAAAGTTTGTCAAGAAttcatgattttttttttcaacaccACAAGACAAGTCTATATTGATTTTATCGACATATATCGGCTCATAATGCTCCCTTGTATCATCGTGTCGAATTTGtgtataaaagataaatgaAGCACAGACAAACACCCGCACAATACATTAAATCAATGATTGCATCCTCATATACACACCAGGCAGCTTACACCCATACCCATGCTCTGTATTACTACCCATCTCGACCGTTTTTTCCCCGCCTAGAGCAAAGTAGTCGCATTTCTCCACGGCACAGCCATCGCAAAGCCACTGTCCCCACACTCCAAACCACTAATTCCCTGTTTTGGCCCATGACGTCGCAAACAGTGGcttccttttgcttcttcccgCCCACAAGCTCCCTCCAGCCTCAAGAGCAGGCCATTGGTAGAAGCTTGCAGCAAGTTGAGCTTTGGTGCCTGGTGCTGCAGCTCACCTATTTATGCTTCctttcatctcatccaacCCAGCCCccctcaatttttttttttcctgttccAGTTTCTTTGTGTGTTCCGGGTGCCTGATCGTCGTCGGTGTCTTCAACTCGCCTCACTTGCTCTCTCCACGTGCATTTCATTTTTGGCGTGTTTGCAGTTCACGGGACTGGGCTCCGTGCAAGACGTCACACTACCTGCATTCCCAGGCTTAGCAGCCCCTCCTCGCTGTCACAACACCAATCAAGCCGGCCATTTCTATCGCTCGCCCAGTTTTCGTTCTCAGCCAAGCGACCGCAGCTTTTTCATCGTCGCATACGATTTGCGCATCTGTCTACTCATTTATATTTCcatttattcattcattcgcttcttcttcttcttcttcttcaccatgGGTAAGATAGCTCTCgtcccttctttctctcactCGCCCACCTCCAAGTATCCCGCCTTCCACCAACCAACTCACTCAACTAACCCCCCATCTCCAGGTCGCAGCGAAGTCAAGAAGCGCCTCTATCTCAGCAACCCCGAGGTCGACGTCATCATCAGACGCTCTCACCGTCACCGCCATCACCACTCGTCCCACAGATCGCGAACGCCGTCCCCCCTCCAGCGGAATACATCTCCGTGCCCCGCCCCGTCATCCagcttcctcctccgcctcttcctcttctaccgccgcctccgcccTCCACTCTCCCACCTGcgccgatgccgccgccggtgTTTGAACTCCCTCCCTTGCGCCGTCCATCGCCGCAGCCGGAATTCATAGAAGTCATCGCCGTcagcgaggaagagaaggaggagaagaagaaaaagaagaagaagaaggacaagcaCCGCTCCAAGAGCCGGTCCTCCTCTAGCTCAAGCTTCTCCAGCCACtcccgcagccgcagccgcagccaccaccgccatcgTGACGATGAGCTGGACCGCTACCACCACGACTACGACCGGGACGTCGAAGAGTCGCGCGACAGAGAAGTCTACGTCGAGAGGGAGAGGTACATCCCATACCCCGTCCCAGTTCCTGTACCCACGGATCCTTACAGCACATACCGCTACGTCGACGCTCCGCGCAGCCCCAGACGACGTGCGCCATCTCTGTCTCcttcgccgccaccaccacctcagCGCTATGTCGACGAGGATAGGGAGCGCGACTATATTCGTATAAGGGATCGCGAATATCGCTACGACTAGAGAGTTTCCTTCTTTAAGCAGGCAGATGttcccatttttttcttttttttttttttctttttcgtgaACGAGTTTGGTTTTGGAAATGCGGAGTGACTACTTGGATTGGATTATTTGCTACGTATGCATTGGATGACGACTCGTGTATTTTGAATTCTGGAGTTGTATTGAGAGAATAACGCCGTCAcgatactttttttttaacgcCAAATCTTATACCTTATAATGAACGTGATTCAAGTTAGTCGAATTATTGTAGCTATTCTGTTCATCATAGTTCTAAATAATTCATTGTCATTATTTTAGTCCTTGAAAAGCTCTCAATAGCCTGCTGCTCGACAAATTCCTTTAGAATATGCCAAAACATATCGACTACTTTTTATTTCATCAAGAACTTCTCAAATCCCAATTTTCTCTGATTTGAATGAGCATAAGCCATAtcagtatttataaaaggaattCCTCCGTCTAGGCGGCATCGGTATAGTCGCTATGGGATCATCCTCGGCCGCATAACTCCGCCTAGTTCGGCGCGCACGTCGAACTCGGCGGTACGCAACAGGCATCTCGTCGCTAGAACGGCCCATCGAGTCATAATCGACGACTGGCTCAACTGGCCTAGATCTTCCAGCCCCAGAAATTGACGATTTCCCATACTCTGATGACCGTTTGCGTGCACCAAACAGCCAATCAGTTGTGTTGCCCAACTCATCCATCCACCACAGACCCgcaacgatgatgatgactgtGACAGGGAGAGCAATCGCCCAGTACAGCCACTGGTCAAAGTCCATATTTCGAATATCGTTTGTGTTCATGCCAAAGATGCTTGATATGGCGCTCAGTGGAaggaatataatagtaaCCAGAGTGAATGCATAAATGGCATTCTCCTGTCTATCCTTGGTCCATTCCATCTTGTAAGTGGTCTCTCGCTCTAGATCCTCGGCATACTCAGTATTTCGCCGAAATTCATACTCTCGCTGTTCAACAAGATTTGCGCAATCCGCAAGAAAGAGGCTTCGAAACCCTCCCGTGTCCGTAGCAGAGAGCTTAGAGGCTGCATCAAGGTCAGTCAAGaattgagcttgagcttggtcGTATATGCCTGGTTCAATGGTTCGGTCTTCGGCAACCCCGTAGTGTCGATATCCGGGAACACGATGCCGTGGCCCACCACGCTCTGATCGGCCCCCGGTTTCCCATTCTCTCAGTCTCCTCATTTGTGTCGGCATTTCCTCTCCGTACCGCACCATAAAATTGCCATCTGTGATGCTGGTTCTATTTCTAAGCATGGCGATAATGCTCCGCTGCCTTGCCAAATTGCGTTTGATAGCAGTCATTTCCTGTTTAACCAAGTCGAGGCGATGCTGATACGTCCGGTCGGAATGTTTTGTAGTGATGTCGGTATCCTAGTATTAACCAGTCAGCCAAGGAAGCACATGCTAAATTAGAGCATCGTACCAGAGAATTTAGATAGAGTGAATATGTGTCACAGATATTGTCGTATTTCCCTACATCATCCTGTAAGAGATTCAGCGTTATGAGTGACATTACTTCCGTTGGCAGCATCACGGCTTTATCCAATAGGTTTTGGCTAGAGATGCCTTGGATCATTTTTTGCATCCCGTCTTTCATCAGAGATCTAGCCCTTGTCATGTGGTTGAACCAATCAGTCGTATGACTACTGTATATCAAGCCGAAAACGATATGAAGCCATGCAGTCACAAGCTCACGAGGCAATTCGATAGTTGCCCGATCCTCTTTGCCTGCAAACGACATGATACTTTGAAATGATTGGATGTCTCGAGTCAGTTGCCACAGCGCGTTTTTGAACTCTGTAAGGGGAGCTGAAAttgcatctccatctccgtcTAGTTCGGGCATCTATTACAGTTTAGACTTGTGTTAGTCATGGCCTTTTTATTACATTAATGATTGTTGGAAAACTCGGTCTTACCTTCATCAGCTTGTTAAGAGCCCCCCAATATTTGCCTGTTGTAGGGCCATGGAACGtaagggggaagaagagttgAAACAACATGTCTGCCATATTGAAGACGTCGATTCTCTCTTCGTATAAGCGGCGGAGAGTATCGTTCGCCTTCTCATCGATGCGCGGTGCTAGGTTCGTGAGATACTCGTTCACCCCGTCCCTAGCCATGAGTCTACATTGCTTATACCCTCTCTGTGCCGAGTAGGATGTTTGCTCAGTCAAAAATTTCTCCGCTGCCGACAGCTGTTCGTGAAGCTCTTCAAGAATGGTGTCGCCAGACGCTTCTGCACTTTTTGGCAAGAGTGTGAAAACATGTAGATACTCTGGCAGATCCTCTGCTTGCTCAGGGCCCTTTGCAGATGCTGTCTTGGTCGAGGTATTtggttttaaaaatactcgTGGTGACTCGGGCCTATCCCTTGGAAATCGGTTAGCCGTTTAAAACACGCAAATGTTTTCTTGGTACGGATATCGGGAGGTGTCTCACGCTatcttcaacttcaactttACGTCACCCTGTCGCCCCTCGGCCAGTTTCAATACTTTCCCCCAATTTTTTGCTGAGAGTCGGCGATCCTTGTGCCAAAACTCCAGACACCGGGGCCAAAAAGCACGAAAGTGCGCAACAAAGGTCTCGCCACAAGTTAGCTATTTCAGATCTCATCAAACGCCAAAGTCTCACTTACAAACCACGTAGGGCATTCCTTTGTTGTTAACGACCACATTACTGCTCCTCCATATGATACGAGAATCTTACCCGAGGCGCCTACTTGGCCTGGCTCAGTATTTACTCTCAGGCATGCTCCTTGTAATTCTGACTGCTGCAATGTACTACACGTAATGAGGACGCCTGTTTCGGGTTAGTAAAGGAAAAATTCTGCGAAATCATTGGGAATACTTGCTGTTTCCAACAATTAAACCCCACATCTGGGAGATATGAAAGCAGTCCCCTCGTGGAACTTGCCCAAGCTGACAGACTGCCTGGTCCATATCTCTTTGCTGGCTGCTACGAGAATACTGGGATTGTAAGAGGGTTTGGGCTGGGAAAAGTGCAGTGTTTGAAGTCGATGGGGATCCAGAGTATTGATGCAGAGAAAAATACGGGATGCAGATCCAATGAGCCGCATACGAGCTTTCAGATGCCTTTTTACCAGTGGCCTGTACTGGAACCTGGATACACTTAGGCTCCATATAGCCCACCTTTGCACCTTGGGGATTGTATCGAGTCTTGACACATTGTCGCTTAACTTCGGCCCGCAGATTAGCAACGGCAGCCCTTTCAGCATCCGCAAATTGGATATGACGTGACACCTCGACCTAGGAGGAAGTGAAAGTTAGCATGGAGCCAATCATGTATTTTTGAGCTGTAATACCCAGAAAGCGTCAAAGTTCATCGTATCCTGACGAACATGTCTGTGTACAAGGTGAGCTTAGAGTTCATTGTGTAAGTGATGTATTTGCCTGACTTAGACTTACAACCATCGAAATAAAGGCTGCTTTTGGCCTTTGGGATCGTACAGGATTGTCAAATTCACATCATGCTGAGCTCCAAGCTCTGCGGTCCCTGAATATGTAGACGAATATATCCCAGGAGCAGGCACAATGTTGGAGGACGGGTGCTCGGGTTTCTGTGTAGATTCACTCTCGGTCGTCGGTGTCTCTAGATCTGACATCTCTGTATCCTTTGATGGCTCCTCTGCCGGGAATGCAAATTGAAAATCGTCAAATGTATCGACGTCTTCAAAGACTGGGCTCATGGGCCGATAGATGCGATAATCCTCCATTTCAGCATCTTCATATACAACCGGGTTGATGATGACTTCATCCCTGTTAATACTAGGAGGGCGAGGCACGTCTCTGTCAGAAGACTGGGTATTGAGCCGTCTCGGTCTGCTACGCGCCATAAAACGGCGGACGCGATCCTCACCCTCATTCTCGCTCTCACCGTCTGATGAAGCTGCGTAAGGGACAGCAGTGGGAGGGTTTTCGATGATGACCCTTTCTGCAGGCGCAGGTGGCGAGCGTTCTCTTCTCGGGCTTCGCTGGCGCTGATATCGAGGAACGTGGTCCGATCTTGCGTCTGCACACCTGCGGATTATTGGTACCTCAGGTCTTGACGcttcatctgcatcatcgTCATGTCCCTGACGGCGGTCATAATCGCTTCCCCTTGGGGGCCCTGCCTCCCGTGACTGCTGGACACCGATGCTGCCATCATGGCGGTGACGCAGCGGCTCAGCCTTCGGATCGAAATACCGGATATGAGGCTGCTATATCCATCCACCCGGTAAGCTTAGAATTCAATTTTGACACTGTATGGCAGCCCGAGAGATGTCACCAACCGAATGGCCTTCGGAGCCTTCAGGCGGAGGGCGTTCGCGGCGCCTCCTGGGTTCGTTATGCGCCATGCAAGCAGTATAATAGGCTGACTAGTGGACCGAGGCGCTGATCTGACTCAGGCTCCTGCTAATTCAGGAACATGGGACGAGAGTTTTGGCCAAGAGGCGTCGCACGGAATATCACGTAAAAGTTGAGATTTGAGATGTCGGTCGGAGCACAAC
It encodes:
- a CDS encoding uncharacterized protein (EggNog:ENOG41~TransMembrane:1 (o43-63i)) yields the protein MAYPTELYDSDLNIAHPALLKSQQQFIKSTYSLLPGLSLGRHLFTLPLLCTVILLQLAISAVIKHGLFRSSNIEPRIALLERERPMAKTKPTSLDGRSQKLSKPAWKPKEQPGPSLRPASPPKQNPWRQRQASVASDQEKPAKPLELKVEEFPVLSTPEKDGKEERQEKAADTTSSEKPNLPESCDASSKASSSTNETQSEDTRSGVSRLSTPTRLILEEAADQAAKILWRHPFGSNVYLYAEGSMFQLHRDILTRHSGWFREKLPPLNEDGSPVEMHLPHAIGAVQPCLYFMYTKNIDICERDSVQPLNFLHVPRCVLAYCAAVNFQIPSMAVRILAILEETARHLTSYLSVHYIYRDMDFKTSKSVLIYFVNSVDILYSEPLFELMKPIRHALAGILDALLPYMLRQPSFPEIMNLPSWKRWSAAIAADQVEYRTALGRFRSPEESNLPSETEMEALFDRVLGQYHRDQQDRESMGGSCDGDSNRGEPEELEKDQRNLRNPSPKKKRAIIPEFIQEEPALECQAPSIAGSTDSETSTWNSLGTDDFKARQRGNSASSSLATHDFVYAKSNSSAGERSCKRNKERKSRS
- a CDS encoding uncharacterized protein (EggNog:ENOG41~TransMembrane:2 (o1010-1034i1046-1067o)), with translation MAHNEPRRRRERPPPEGSEGHSQPHIRYFDPKAEPLRHRHDGSIGVQQSREAGPPRGSDYDRRQGHDDDADEASRPEVPIIRRCADARSDHVPRYQRQRSPRRERSPPAPAERVIIENPPTAVPYAASSDGESENEGEDRVRRFMARSRPRRLNTQSSDRDVPRPPSINRDEVIINPVVYEDAEMEDYRIYRPMSPVFEDVDTFDDFQFAFPAEEPSKDTEMSDLETPTTESESTQKPEHPSSNIVPAPGIYSSTYSGTAELGAQHDVNLTILYDPKGQKQPLFRWLHVRQDTMNFDAFWVEVSRHIQFADAERAAVANLRAEVKRQCVKTRYNPQGAKVGYMEPKCIQVPVQATGKKASESSYAAHWICIPYFSLHQYSGSPSTSNTALFPAQTLLQSQYSRSSQQRDMDQAVCQLGQVPRGDCFHISQMWGLIVGNSVLITCSTLQQSELQGACLRVNTEPGQVGASGKILVSYGGAVMWSLTTKECPTWFTFVAHFRAFWPRCLEFWHKDRRLSAKNWGKVLKLAEGRQGDVKLKLKIADRPESPRVFLKPNTSTKTASAKGPEQAEDLPEYLHVFTLLPKSAEASGDTILEELHEQLSAAEKFLTEQTSYSAQRGYKQCRLMARDGVNEYLTNLAPRIDEKANDTLRRLYEERIDVFNMADMLFQLFFPLTFHGPTTGKYWGALNKLMKMPELDGDGDAISAPLTEFKNALWQLTRDIQSFQSIMSFAGKEDRATIELPRELVTAWLHIVFGLIYSSHTTDWFNHMTRARSLMKDGMQKMIQGISSQNLLDKAVMLPTEVMSLITLNLLQDDVGKYDNICDTYSLYLNSLDTDITTKHSDRTYQHRLDLVKQEMTAIKRNLARQRSIIAMLRNRTSITDGNFMVRYGEEMPTQMRRLREWETGGRSERGGPRHRVPGYRHYGVAEDRTIEPGIYDQAQAQFLTDLDAASKLSATDTGGFRSLFLADCANLVEQREYEFRRNTEYAEDLERETTYKMEWTKDRQENAIYAFTLVTIIFLPLSAISSIFGMNTNDIRNMDFDQWLYWAIALPVTVIIIVAGLWWMDELGNTTDWLFGARKRSSEYGKSSISGAGRSRPVEPVVDYDSMGRSSDEMPVAYRRVRRARRTRRSYAAEDDPIATIPMPPRRRNSFYKY
- a CDS encoding uncharacterized protein (EggNog:ENOG41~TransMembrane:2 (i864-888o900-921i)), whose amino-acid sequence is MARSRPRRLNTQSSDRDVPRPPSINRDEVIINPVVYEDAEMEDYRIYRPMSPVFEDVDTFDDFQFAFPAEEPSKDTEMSDLETPTTESESTQKPEHPSSNIVPAPGIYSSTYSGTAELGAQHDVNLTILYDPKGQKQPLFRWLHVRQDTMNFDAFWVEVSRHIQFADAERAAVANLRAEVKRQCVKTRYNPQGAKVGYMEPKCIQVPVQATGKKASESSYAAHWICIPYFSLHQYSGSPSTSNTALFPAQTLLQSQYSRSSQQRDMDQAVCQLGQVPRGDCFHISQMWGLIVGNSVLITCSTLQQSELQGACLRVNTEPGQVGASGKILVSYGGAVMWSLTTKECPTWFTFVAHFRAFWPRCLEFWHKDRRLSAKNWGKVLKLAEGRQGDVKLKLKIAPESPRVFLKPNTSTKTASAKGPEQAEDLPEYLHVFTLLPKSAEASGDTILEELHEQLSAAEKFLTEQTSYSAQRGYKQCRLMARDGVNEYLTNLAPRIDEKANDTLRRLYEERIDVFNMADMLFQLFFPLTFHGPTTGKYWGALNKLMKMPELDGDGDAISAPLTEFKNALWQLTRDIQSFQSIMSFAGKEDRATIELPRELVTAWLHIVFGLIYSSHTTDWFNHMTRARSLMKDGMQKMIQGISSQNLLDKAVMLPTEVMSLITLNLLQDDVGKYDNICDTYSLYLNSLDTDITTKHSDRTYQHRLDLVKQEMTAIKRNLARQRSIIAMLRNRTSITDGNFMVRYGEEMPTQMRRLREWETGGRSERGGPRHRVPGYRHYGVAEDRTIEPGIYDQAQAQFLTDLDAASKLSATDTGGFRSLFLADCANLVEQREYEFRRNTEYAEDLERETTYKMEWTKDRQENAIYAFTLVTIIFLPLSAISSIFGMNTNDIRNMDFDQWLYWAIALPVTVIIIVAGLWWMDELGNTTDWLFGARKRSSEYGKSSISGAGRSRPVEPVVDYDSMGRSSDEMPVAYRRVRRARRTRRSYAAEDDPIATIPMPPRRRNSFYKY